TGCTGCACTCTCCCTCCCAAACGCTGCGGCATCCGTCTCCCACCCAACCCCCACCTCAGACCTCCCCCTCTCCGTCCCAGCCCCAGACCTCCATCCCTCCACGCCACCCTGTTGCCGGCTGCCAGTCCACCTTTCAGACTCCACAAGCACAGTGTGAGGCAGGGTgtgatagaggagaggaggactttgttCCCGTGAGAGACACCGATACCCAAAGCACTgccacagatgcacacacagctgtgagaagcacacacccacacacacacacctgtacctTGAAGCTGTCAGATATGCAGCTGGGACATGGACAGTCTGATGAAGTCCCCCAGGACAAACGCAGCAGGGAGGACAGCAGCGTAGAAAgagaagtgaaagtgaagacAGTCCAGTTTCTGCTGGGAGAACTCAGAGCTCTGATCATTGGACAAGGTGAGCTCAATGTGTCTCAGATGTCTGTCATCCAAACTGCTCCTTAATGTTGATGGAGTGGGTGTTTCTATTGTCACATGTTACTGTTATGGAAGTGAAGTTTGCATCAGGTAGGAAGTTTGCAGACAAAGTgcttgagacattttttttttttgtagttctcagcttatttcttctttcagctTACAGTGCTGAATTCCCCCTGCGCTGTGGCATGAAGACAATATTaactctggtgtgtgtgtgtgtgtgtgtgtgtgtgtaggcagcGTAGCAGAGAGGCTGCTCTGTCATCTAGAGCAGACCATTGCCAACGTTGGGTGTTCAAACATTCACACCGAACCAGACCTGTCATCACTGCACAGCCAGAACAATCAGCTCcacaggtcacacacacacacacacacacacagtcacataatTTGGACAGACGTCACAATTCGATATGTATCTCAGTTTGGGTGTCAAGGCTCAATATAAGTTTGGTAAAGCGGGTAAGGCCAGGTGTCTTTTAGTAGATGGTGAACATATTCTCTcacatgtcatgttttcatgcagggcaaatgtgatgtgatgttgatGCCAGTTTAAGGTTGTGTTTGTTAGCTGTTTGCTGTAGGTACAGTACTGCCACCTTGTGTGTTGGAGTATACTTCCAAGTGATTACATTGTGTTCCAGCAGTGGGAGGATTGTgttggaggagagggagaaagcagagagacagacgaaCACGGAGACGCTCTGTAACTCGGAaggtaaagtgtgtgtttgtgtctatgaTCTATGTGGCTCTCTGTGAAGTTGACCGTCGGGACTAAAGGACCGCGAAGTCTGAACCCGGTTTCTCCCCACAGTGTCggctctgcaggaggagctcGCCACAGCTCAGACCCGACTGCAGGAACTGCAGGACGACCTCACGAGTGCAAAACAGCTACATAAAGCGCTGGAGGACACACAGAGCCAGCTGAGAGACAGGGACGCAGAGATTGCACTCATCAGGACAGGTTTCCTTATGTTTGTCCGCTGtgcatatttttattaaaaagaaaacaattaagaAATTAGTGGGCTTATtatattgtctgtctgtctgtctgtatagACTTGGAGGCCACAAAAAGAAGGTTGGTGGACAGTGAAAGGGAGAAGAGTGAGTTGGCCTTACTTGCCCAGCAAAGACTTGAAGAGATAGAACACCTTAacaggtaggtgtgtgtgtgtgtgtgtgtgtgtgtttgtgggagtATTGGTAAGTAAAGGAATTGTGAATGTAGCACATCTCTGAGTAGTTCACCATTAAGCTCACTTCTCtccttctgtgtgtttcaggactCTTCAGAGTCAGATTACCACAGATTTGCCTGTAGCTGGTGACAGCTCAGCGTCTCGGCTAACAAACCAGCATTTCGACCAGCGCCAGCACCGACAGGATCCAGCAGAGCGCCCCGCTGACTGCATCACCCACTACCTGATGTCTCTGGGTCAGCTGGagcccacacacactgagcgTATGCGgttggctgcagagagagaaggaaatgCACCGGAGCAAAGGAAGCTGGCCTCAGTCCAGCTGAAAGACACGCCGCCACATCCTGATGTCAGATCTCAGCGAGGTGACCAACCTGCAGAGACTTCAGCCCATCATCAGAACACTCATGTCGCCCAGTCAGGAGGGCCGCTGCTGAACTCAACACTGTCCCAGTGTGATGTGGAGTCTGTATGGTCTGATATGAGCACAAGGTCAGATTCCACCTTTGACACCAGAGCTGAGGTAGCGTTCAGAGATGGCCTGTCAGCTCTGGACGCTAGCATAGCCAGTTTGCAGAGGACAATTCAGCTGGATCTGAGAAGGCACTGAGCTTCACTTTTATATGAGCTAATATatacattgtgttttcatgggATATGTTGTTACGCATGCTGCATGTTACCCTGTTtggttattttaatgttatccTTAAGATTGGAAATAAAGACTTTTCagactttaagactttttttttttccttcttgttaTGGAGGCAAAAGTCTAAGCCACCAGGGAGTGTATTTACCATGGGGGGGTGTACAATGTCTACAACAGAGTTAGGCTGGATTGTATGTCAATCAACTTAAACTGATGACACCtgacttgtgttttcttcatttaaagcAGCACAAATAGGGTTTAGTCAGGAACAACGGAGAAAATCAAACTTTCAGGAAGACTGACTCCTTGAAGGACAAGAAAATGtgacactgttttactttatatctggcggaccctgccagttatggagtttgtattatcacttCATCATTCATATTGTTAATATTGAAATTATGAGTTTTCTCCAAAAATATTGCCCTGTAaaggtttgatttaaaaaaaaacaaaaaaaaaacacaccatttttacaaaactgcaaaatgtgatttaattgtAAAAGAGGCAAAAACCAGAACAGGTATAAAAACAGTTGTCAGTTTTTGGCACACAGTGAACATTCCCACACAGCTATACAAAAAGAGGCAGCATGTGTTCAGCACACCGTATTAATGTTACAATACTCTGAAAAGATTCCCTCAAAAGCCTACAGTATGCTATAAAATTACAGTACAGCTCTGAATAAGGACACTCATCTGCtctaaaatataaataacaatggATTTCAGTTATAAGCAACACAAACCCACAATATATTCCCTTTGGTAACTCAGGGTTAACAAGGCGTATTCACTGCCAGTGCAGTTGCTCTTCCCCGCTAAAGGACGGCAGATCAGGCCAACGACAGCATCCACCAACACGCACCTGTACTActgtccacacaaacacatcataaaATGCAACCTGACATGATTTAGAAAGTGCAAAACCAGCCGGCAGTAGAccaacagagaggaagaaaaacgtTTCTCTACATTTCACCTTGGGCAGCAGGAATGGACATTCGAAGGTGACCAAGAGAGTTCAGGAAAGTAATGGAAcgctgtcacactgacagatcGTCGTCAAGCCACTCCTCCAGCCCATCACTCTGGAGAAGTGgaaattgtgtttgttattaTGATGGCAAAACACTCTTTAACAATGCAGTATGAGCAGTTGGGATGTTTCTGAGCCAGTGAGTCATAAATCTGACCCCCAATTTAAAATCAGTCCAAAACATTGCAGCCTGAAAGGAGCATTCTGGCATTTTGAGAAAAGTTTGCTGCGCTGGAGTCAGCTAAAAGCTAATCCATCCGCCACAATGaacatcactgtttttttgtcGATACTGCAGTTCTGGATTAGGGTCTGaacctgttgtgttgtgtttcatggCTATCATGCGGTACTGGATGAGCCCACAGACTTGAGTAATCCTTAATGACTGATCCAGCATTTCCTAAGTGGGTTTCAGGATGCATGGCGATATGATGGAACACAGGAAACTCTAGTGTTGTACTGTACCAACAGACTACAAAGCAGCTTCTTAACTTTGTATGACTTTTTCCAATTATGAACCCACCTGGCGACAGGCATTAACAGTTAATATATTAACTATATAGAAATATCCAATCTTTGCTTATTTACGTCATACAGAGGCATCAGCATTAAAATCACACTGTTTCGTAACCGTTAGAAACTGATGGTTGTTTAATCAAACTGGATTAAATGTGTCCTGGCTGTCTGTCGCAGTGACTCTGAATTTGGCAGCAAACTATTAATTCCCAAAACGTCAGATTGTTCTTTAAAGCAAGTTAAGAGAAAGCATGTGCGAGTGTAATCGTCCCCTGACTGCGGCAGGCTGGTTGTGAGGTCTTTACGAGCCGTGGTACAGGTGGATGGTGCTGGCCGCAGCCTGCTTGTATCTGTGCTCAGCCTGGTTGCTGCCGCTGTAGTCGCGGCAGCCGCCGTCACTCAGCTCCTCCGCCGTGTCCCCAAAGCCGTGGTAGTGTCCGTAATGCAGGAAGTCCCTGCACTCTGCTCCCATCAGCCCCCACCAGGCCGGCCGGTgggacacacagctgctgggACTGCCGGTCAGATGCAGCGAGCCGCACATGTCGGCAAAGGAGTGCTGGGCGGGCGCTGCCGCCTGCTGAttggcaggagaggaggacggcGAGGAGAGGCTTTTGGCTTCAGGGTCGTCCTGGTCAGCGTAAGGCAGCGCGTGATGATGGCCGTTGGTGGTGGCTTTGGTGTCATCTGCTTTAAAACATTCTGCTTAAAAGCAAAGCGTGAAAGTTAATTCCTTAGAAAGCAGACCATGCAACACTGTGCTcaattattcttttattattttcgATATAACGCTTTATTTTGATCAGCAGGCTCAGTCTCACCTGAGCTGAGGTCCTGTGTAGCCTCCATGTTCATATTCTCCGAATCATCAGCTCCACAGCTCTGCATCTGCACcaacacatctgcagcagaaGACAGTGAGAATGATACAGAACTCTGAATATAAATCACCCAATCATCCAATGTCCTTAGTCCATATCTTCAATGTGATTATTGTGTCAGTTGTTTCAACAGTAGTCGAACGATTAGAGATTACATAAATACTAAGTAGGTTGTATCTGAATATTATCTAAAACTGATAAATTAAAAACTGGATCTAGAGAGGGCCTTTAGTGATTTGAGTGGTCACTGTAGGGGAAggtgagacgaggggtattTAGTTGGTTGGAATTTGCAACCTCACCacaggatgccacagaaacttTGAACTTCTGAGAGTATGATAATTAGCTTTGCGTGTATATGTGCCTGCTGCGGCACACATTCAGTATCCACACAGACGTATGAATGATGAAGCTGACAGACAACCCTGACCTCCTAAAAAGGTAgtgaaatgttaataaaaacagcaatgaTGTGAAATTCCTTTTAGCCTATATTCAGTCGAACAcagtagaaaaacaacatatgttcAAACTCAGTTTTGGGTTTTGTAAATACGAGCCTCTGTCACTGTTTGCTGCTGAAGCTGCCAAATATTCTGGCTCCAGTTGCTGTTCCTGACCCCCTGCCTCGTCGCTGGCTCGCGGACCGGTCTCCAGGTCCAGGGCTGCTCTGCTAATCTAGACATCCTCCTGCCCCGTGTCCAAGGCAGTCCAGTTTCGTTGCCAGCCTCTAGAGCTGCTTTGCGAGCGTCCAGGCCTTAATCCAGAGTTGCTTCACCCTTCACCATCTGCTTAGCTACTCCCCCTGAATCCCACCTCCAGCCCCCATCCACCCTCCTGGCTAATTTGTTATATAAGACATAAAAATGCTTAGGTAAAAACACCATGTCTTACTCTCAGCTCTCCTGGCTTTCTTCATGTGCCCAGTGTCCGTGTCCATCAGCAGCCTCTTCCTGCTGAGCAGGTCCTGACCACACGGGACCCCATTCCCATTCTGTACTCCATTGACATGTCCACTGAGCTGCGGCGGGTGCTTCTGGGTTTTGGAGATGAAGCGGGAACAGTCCTGGAAGCCGTGAGCGTGGGCCAGGTCCGCTGCCGTCTGTCCGCTGGCGTTCCTTAAACTGAACAAGAAGATGGCAGGCTGAGACAAACTGACCGCTTCCAGTTAGACAGTGTAACAGTCAGACTGCATCCTGCTCTGATCACTGACTGACTTAAGGCTGAACTATCAAAGAAAAGCCTGAACATACGAGGGCTTTAAGATTGCAGGGAGAGCTCATCAGGACTCATCAGTAGGGTTGGCTTGTGCTCACGACACTATAAGACCTGATGGAATATCAGCTTTAGTGTACTAAAACACATGTACTTCTTGCCCTGCCTTCGTATTACAAATGACTTGACTTGGTACCAGTGTAATGTAGTGTTGCTCTTTCTCTATATATTTAGCACTGATTGATCTAATGTGAATCTGTACTGGGCAATGTAATTTGGTCAGTACTAGAGGTTAGCTGATAATTAGCCCTGGCCCTTGCTGAACATACCCAAGTAAATTGTGTTGGGTCTAGACAATCTCCCCCTGCAATGCATTCATTTAGCTAAATCAATTCAATCTTACTGGTTGGTAAAATtcaaaagatagaaaaaaaaaatgatttaaagcttACAACAGAAGATCTATTTCACATCAATCTACAGCTTAAACAGTCTTAATGTCACATGTACTGAAATGTTAGTTGGGTCTCTGCAGGTCTACCACAACTACATGTATAAAATGTGTCCTAACAAGGCTCTGAAATGATCAAATTGACATATTCTGTATCTCCCTCAATACCAGACAAAATTAAACGAGCAGTAGCACTCTTGTCATATTTTGGCATCGGGGCTGGGCTGACTGAAAGTGAGATTTGAGGGTTAAGAAAATCTGATCTCAATTTATCAGCAATATTGATTATTTCTTACTTAATATCTGATTACTTACTGTATCAGCCCACCTATACACAAGATCGGTACATTACTGTGATAATATTGGACGTTCTGGTTCATGGTGCTCTGAGATCATAACTTTTGGATGCTCTATATTAAATCTGTTTCTTTAGGATAACCTAGCTATTCAGAGGGGTTTAGTTATTACATCCCTCTGTGACATGGTTCTTAGCTAAAGAAGCCCTGGGCTAGCAGGAGTTAAACCCAGATGTAAAGCCCTAAAAAGGGCCAAACTCTCGATCCATTTCAAGGTTCTTCTGTTCCATTAACCCTCAGTTCTTCTTTTACGTTACCATAGAAGGACTTTTCATCACTCCTCTAAACATTAAAAGATACCCTGGTATTTTCTTCCATACTCGAGGCCTATCAGCTAACATACATACAAGCTCATGTTAGCCAATATATCAATTCAAGCAatttattgataaatgtattttgtctgGTGTTGAGAGACGCTGAACTTATGAGTTCCTGCACAGTTTCACTTTCAATCTTCCGTTTCCTACGTGGACTTTGGCTTCTGTTTGAGtgacaaaaaaagtaaataacttAATTGGAGCTTTTTTTGAGCTTTCAACCACATCTCAGAGCTTTCACCGCAATGGCTCACATGTCCTTGTGTGATACGCTCCACACACTGTATGACTGGCTGTGAGGTCGAGACAAGAGGGCACAGGAGCCAGTGAGACTTGCAGATGAAGACTGACATGCAGATGAAAGTTCAACAAAAACTAGTATGTGAAGTTCTGAGTCGGGttcttttgtcacattttcaatacaatatgtttaaatgttttattagatGGTTTTACAATAAGTGCCTTCACTCTTCAGCAAGAGCCCTGAACCTCAGAACATGTGAGTCTGCAGCAGAAACTGTTGAAACAACACTTCCCAGACTGTGCAGGCCTGTGTAGGAACCCTGAACCAGTGACCACAATTGTCTATTCATTGTCTATGCTACGCCTGGCCTTCTACTGCAGCACAAAAATCCTTCAGCACGATGTAAAAAAATCAGTTAGTTGGAAGCTAAACATGCATGTCTAGACATCACTATTATCATCAGTGCTCTCTCAGAATTGAAAGCAATCACTGCAGGAAATACCTCGCCAGTTTGAACAACTGTAAGACGCTCGATGATGCACATGTGGCAGATTCTGCA
This genomic interval from Acanthopagrus latus isolate v.2019 chromosome 24, fAcaLat1.1, whole genome shotgun sequence contains the following:
- the ccdc14 gene encoding coiled-coil domain-containing protein 14 isoform X2, producing the protein MRGAAKSKVVTSGRLTGRVKVQPARRQGTPNPAPAACLEPAYSLYSTDSEDQVTSLHHGLDRCAALLSGILQAEKPALPSLPRSVAAKAAKSRPCASLGKKTIKKQPTLTGQRSRVLHGPGSTTPRATHQSAVPAAHVGVKLHPPQKQAPTLLHSPSQTLRHPSPTQPPPQTSPSPSQPQTSIPPRHPVAGCQSTFQTPQAQCEAGCDRGEEDFVPVRDTDTQSTATDAHTAVRSTHPHTHTCTLKLSDMQLGHGQSDEVPQDKRSREDSSVEREVKVKTVQFLLGELRALIIGQGSVAERLLCHLEQTIANVGCSNIHTEPDLSSLHSQNNQLHSGRIVLEEREKAERQTNTETLCNSEVSALQEELATAQTRLQELQDDLTSAKQLHKALEDTQSQLRDRDAEIALIRTDLEATKRRLVDSEREKSELALLAQQRLEEIEHLNRTLQSQITTDLPVAGDSSASRLTNQHFDQRQHRQDPAERPADCITHYLMSLGQLEPTHTERMRLAAEREGNAPEQRKLASVQLKDTPPHPDVRSQRGDQPAETSAHHQNTHVAQSGGPLLNSTLSQCDVESVWSDMSTRSDSTFDTRAEVAFRDGLSALDASIASLQRTIQLDLRRH
- the ccdc14 gene encoding coiled-coil domain-containing protein 14 isoform X1 — encoded protein: MRGAAKSKVVTSGRLTGRVKVQPARRQGTPNPAPAACLEPAYSLYSTDSEDQVTSLHHGLDRCAALLSGILQAEKPALPSLPRSVAAKAAKSRPCASLGKKTIKKQPTLTGQRSRVLHGPGSTTPRATHQSAVPAAHVGVKLHPPQKQAPTLLHSPSQTLRHPSPTQPPPQTSPSPSQPQTSIPPRHPVAGCQSTFQTPQAQCEAGCDRGEEDFVPVRDTDTQSTATDAHTAVRSTHPHTHTCTLKLSDMQLGHGQSDEVPQDKRSREDSSVEREVKVKTVQFLLGELRALIIGQGSVAERLLCHLEQTIANVGCSNIHTEPDLSSLHSQNNQLHSSGRIVLEEREKAERQTNTETLCNSEVSALQEELATAQTRLQELQDDLTSAKQLHKALEDTQSQLRDRDAEIALIRTDLEATKRRLVDSEREKSELALLAQQRLEEIEHLNRTLQSQITTDLPVAGDSSASRLTNQHFDQRQHRQDPAERPADCITHYLMSLGQLEPTHTERMRLAAEREGNAPEQRKLASVQLKDTPPHPDVRSQRGDQPAETSAHHQNTHVAQSGGPLLNSTLSQCDVESVWSDMSTRSDSTFDTRAEVAFRDGLSALDASIASLQRTIQLDLRRH
- the LOC119015361 gene encoding ankyrin repeat domain-containing protein 10-like isoform X2; the protein is MSVGLEPALSRDEEFVSRFPIHRACRDGDVGALVSLFQQLSNQAQLTVEDSCYGWAPIHWAAHYGQLECVVRLVQMGCEVNTGTSRFNQTPTHTAAFGGHPQCLVWLTQAGADVDRQDFLGEAPIHKAARSGSLECIQVLLIAGAKPHLRNASGQTAADLAHAHGFQDCSRFISKTQKHPPQLSGHVNGVQNGNGVPCGQDLLSRKRLLMDTDTGHMKKARRAENVLVQMQSCGADDSENMNMEATQDLSSECFKADDTKATTNGHHHALPYADQDDPEAKSLSSPSSSPANQQAAAPAQHSFADMCGSLHLTGSPSSCVSHRPAWWGLMGAECRDFLHYGHYHGFGDTAEELSDGGCRDYSGSNQAEHRYKQAAASTIHLYHGS
- the LOC119015361 gene encoding ankyrin repeat domain-containing protein 10-like isoform X1 — translated: MSVGLEPALSRDEEFVSRFPIHRACRDGDVGALVSLFQQLSNQAQLTVEDSCYGWAPIHWAAHYGQLECVVRLVQMGCEVNTGTSRFNQTPTHTAAFGGHPQCLVWLTQAGADVDRQDFLGEAPIHKAARSGSLECIQVLLIAGAKPHLRNASGQTAADLAHAHGFQDCSRFISKTQKHPPQLSGHVNGVQNGNGVPCGQDLLSRKRLLMDTDTGHMKKARRAENVLVQMQSCGADDSENMNMEATQDLSSAECFKADDTKATTNGHHHALPYADQDDPEAKSLSSPSSSPANQQAAAPAQHSFADMCGSLHLTGSPSSCVSHRPAWWGLMGAECRDFLHYGHYHGFGDTAEELSDGGCRDYSGSNQAEHRYKQAAASTIHLYHGS